In Lotus japonicus ecotype B-129 chromosome 5, LjGifu_v1.2, one genomic interval encodes:
- the LOC130717708 gene encoding inositol phosphorylceramide glucuronosyltransferase 1-like — MKPWLCLIILLISVESKASLGSQSQSSDVAYATLLYGDEFLLGVRVLGKSIRDTGSKQDMVVLVSDGVSDYANHLLQADGWIVEKISLLANPNQVRPKRFWGVYTKLKIFNMTNYKKVVYLDADTIVVKNIEELFKCGKFCANLKHSERLNSGVMVVQPSAAVFSDMMSKVTTLPSYTGGDQGFLNSYYSGFPNAHVFEPNMTPEMLDSRPVPEMERLSTLYNADVGLYMLANKWMVDENELRVIHYTLGPLKPWDWWTSWLLKPVDVWQNVREQLKESLPGTAGGQNPKDDFLVKFLFLLPFCALLFCCYRAFLKYFLQNQGNFGSCCRSPLFDHVRHLYYRMKSGPPLAYTSISTSTINSIHQLLNGNHCKVPAYLGGISVCVCFMATVVSLGLALLIVPRQVTPWTGLLLMYEWTFTIFFILFGGYLSLIYHWGKIMASRASSSLSQPGSSDDDAGKGHQRQISSCDAAAWFYGLGMAFLAIVAPSLPCLFGITALFLRLGLMVVGGIILTSFMTYASEHLAIRSFLKGLEEKDIARHGSFCFCC; from the exons ATGAAACCATGGTTATGCTtgataattttgttgatttcagttgaatcaaaagcttctttggGATCTCAATCTCAGAGTTCAGATGTGGCATATGCGACTCTGTTGTACGGAGATGAATTCTTGTTGGGCGTTCGAGTTCTGGGGAAATCGATTCGCGACACTGGATCCAAACAGGACATGGTGGTTTTGGTCTCAGATGGTGTCTCTGATTATGCCAATCACCTTCTCCAG GCTGATGGGTGGATAGTTGAGAAGATTAGTTTACTGGCGAATCCGAATCAAGTGCGTCCAAAGAGATTTTGGGGTGTTTATACCAAGCTCAAAATATTTAACATGACTAACTACAAGAAAG TTGTTTATCTTGATGCCGACACGATTGTGGTTAAAAATATTGAAGAGCTTTTCAAGTGTGGAAAATTCTGTGCTAATTTAAAGCATTCTGAGAGGTTAAATTCGGGAGTCATGGTGGTGCAGCCATCTGCTGCTGTCTTTAGTGACATGATGAGCAAAGTGACAACTCTACCATCTTATACTGGAG GGGATCAGGGATTTCTCAATTCGTATTACTCTGGATTTCCCAATGCACATGTCTTTGAGCCAAATATGACACCTGAAATGTTGGATAGTAGACCAGTTCCTGAAATGGAGCGACTTTCCACACTTTATAATGCAGATGTTGGTCTTTACATGCTGGCTAACAAG TGGATGGTAGATGAGAATGAACTCCGTGTGATTCATTATACACTTGGTCCTCTTAAGCCTTGGGACTGGTGGACATCTTGGCTTTTGAaacctgttgatgtctggcag AATGTAAGGGAACAGCTGAAGGAATCCCTTCCTGGAACTGCAGGCGGCCAAAACCCTAAAGATGATTTTCTTGTGAAGTTTCTTTTTCTGCTTCCATTTTGTGCTTTGCTCTTCTGCTGTTATCGTGCATTTCTAAAG TATTTTCTGCAGAATCAAGGGAACTTTGGTTCCTGTTGTAGAAGCCCACTATTTGATCATGTCAGACACCTTTATTATAGGATGAAATCAGGGCCCCCACTTGCATATACCAGCATTTCCACTTCTACTATCAATTCCATCCATCAG CTCTTAAATGGTAATCACTGCAAGGTGCCAGCATATTTGGGTGGTATTTCTGTCTGTGTCTGTTTTATGGCTACAGTGGTTTCTCTTGGACTAGCTCTCTTGATAGTACCTCGGCAAGTGACTCCATGGACTGGTTTGCTTTTGATGTATGAATGGACATTCACAATCTTCTTTATATTATTTGGAGGTTACCTCAGTTTGATTTATCATTGGGGAAAGATCATGGCTTCACGAGCATCTTCCTCATTGTCTCAGCCTGGATCTTCTGATGACGATGCAGGAAAAG GCCATCAGCGTCAGATATCATCTTGTGATGCTGCTGCATGGTTCTATGGATTAGGAATGGCCTTCTTGGCCATTGTTGCTCCATCTTTACCTTGCCTTTTCGGAATTACTGCCTTGTTTTTACG GTTAGGTTTGATGGTTGTTGGGGGCATTATATTAACATCTTTCATGACATACGCCTCTGAACATCTTGCTATCAGATCGTTTCTGAAAGGCCTTGAAGAGAAGGACATTGCCCGACATGGGAGCTTCTGTTTCTGTTGTTGA